CTCGCAAGCTCGCTCGTTCAGGATGACAGACGCTTTGCTGACCGCTGACGCAAACGTCGAGGGGCAGCAGATAGCGCGAACGTTGACGGTCAGCGGGTGAGGTCCTTCGCTGCGCTCAGGATGACAATTGGAACTTGCATACTTTCCCCATGACCCATGACCCATGACCCATGACCCATGACCCATGACCCATGACCCATGACCCATGACCCACGCCCCCCCGTCTGGCTCCTGGACCTGGGCCGCGTCGAGTACGGCGCGGCCTATCAGCTGCAGCGGCGGCTGCTGGAGGAGCGTGACGCCGGCCGCGTGCCCGACCTGCTCCTGCTGGTCGAGCACCCGCCGGTCATCACGCTGGGCCGGCGCGGCAGCCGCGACGACATCCTCGTCGGCCGGGACGCGCTCGACGCCGAGGGCATCGCCGTCCACGAGACCAATCGCGGGGGGCTGGTCACCTACCACGGGCCGGGGCAGATCGTCGGGTACCCTATCGGGAAACTGCGGGAGTTGGCCGGCGACGCCCCGACCTACGTCTGGCGTCTCGAAGAGATGATCTCCCGTGCCCTGGCTGACTGGGGGATCGTGGCGCGCCGGGACGCTGCCAATCGCGGCGTCTTTGCCGGCGAGGGCCTGCTCAGCGGCAAGATCGCCGCCATCGGCGTGGCCGTCAGCAAGAGCATCACCATGCACGGCTTTGCCCTGAACGTCTCTCCGAACCTCGACCATTTCGGCCTGATCGACCCGTGCGGCATCGGCGACCTGGGCGTCACGTCGATGCAGCGCCTCCTCGGCAGCGCCCCGCCTCTCGACGCCGTCCAGGTCAGCCTGGTGCGCCGCTTCGCCGAGGTCTTCGACCGCGCCGTGCAGCCTGCGCCAGAGGCACTCTGGAGCCTGATCAGCCGTTGGGACATGCTCGAAACCATCGGCGCGGGAAAAT
The genomic region above belongs to Chloroflexota bacterium and contains:
- the lipB gene encoding lipoyl(octanoyl) transferase LipB; its protein translation is MTHDPRPPVWLLDLGRVEYGAAYQLQRRLLEERDAGRVPDLLLLVEHPPVITLGRRGSRDDILVGRDALDAEGIAVHETNRGGLVTYHGPGQIVGYPIGKLRELAGDAPTYVWRLEEMISRALADWGIVARRDAANRGVFAGEGLLSGKIAAIGVAVSKSITMHGFALNVSPNLDHFGLIDPCGIGDLGVTSMQRLLGSAPPLDAVQVSLVRRFAEVFDRAVQPAPEALWSLISRWDMLETIGAGKSE